In Parasteatoda tepidariorum isolate YZ-2023 chromosome 8, CAS_Ptep_4.0, whole genome shotgun sequence, the DNA window ATAACTATAGACTAAGGAGTGGCTGATATACTTCAAaacatcaaataattaataaactgtaagtatttctaatgaaataatgaaaattaaaagtctaTCAAACTGACTTTACgtacttaaatttttgaaactctttGCTCAGAAATTATTGTATACAATATAACAGTACCATGGATAAACTGTTTGGtgatttaaaaggattttttaaggTTCGTAGAGTGAAGGATACGAATAGAGTAATCGTTGTTGACAACTTTATATTTCGACTACATTATCGTATTACGATAGTTATTCTCATAGCATTTAGTATTGCAGTTACTGGACGACAGTATGTTGGTGATCCGATTGATTGCATTTCAAAGGATGATATACCAAACGAGTTGTTGGATACTTACTGTTGGATAACCACAACTTTCAGTGTAGAAGATGCTTGGAAGAAAGAAGTTGGTAAGGAGGTACCCTACCCTGGTATACAAAAGTACACTAAAGGTGAAAAGAGGATCTACCATGCCTATTACCAGTGGGTTTGTTTCGTACTCTTCTTGCAagcattattgttttatgtACCACGGTACTTATGGAAGAATACGGAGCACAACAAAATTGAGAATCTTGTTATGGAATTCGGAAGTCCCATAGAATGCGCGGAAAACAATCCAAAAACTAAACTGCTCGTGTACTATCTAAAAGAAAACATGTCTTACCACACATTCTATGGGTCTATGTTTGTGTTAGCTGAAT includes these proteins:
- the LOC107443607 gene encoding innexin inx2-like — encoded protein: MDKLFGDLKGFFKVRRVKDTNRVIVVDNFIFRLHYRITIVILIAFSIAVTGRQYVGDPIDCISKDDIPNELLDTYCWITTTFSVEDAWKKEVGKEVPYPGIQKYTKGEKRIYHAYYQWVCFVLFLQALLFYVPRYLWKNTEHNKIENLVMEFGSPIECAENNPKTKLLVYYLKENMSYHTFYGSMFVLAELLNFINVLGQIYLMDTFLGGEFTTYGTEVLSFTEWDYSLRYDPMIKVFPRMTKCTFHRYGSSGDVQKHDAMCLIPINILNEKIYIFLWFWFIILTVLSALQLAYRTAIIILPKIRFYILRAKNQKIDPHELDVVLRRCDRNDYFVLNLLSKNMTPCNFKILIHELALTLTDEKRV